The following DNA comes from Thermoleophilia bacterium.
GAGTGAAGTTGCGCTGAAAACGAGGTCCTCCGAAAGTGCCTTGAGGGACAACTCGTGCCGGAGCGACCCGAGAGTGCGTGTGCCTTGTTCGGTCACGGCAGCTAAGGAAAGTCGGCAACCGAGTGCCGTCACATCGACTTCGTCAGTGGCCAGGACATTGTCCTTCAGAGTGGCGACGGGGTCCGGTGCCGATGCCAGCGATCGCGCCAGCTCACTTCTGCTCGGGGCCTCCGACACCGGAAAGACGATCTGCTCGGCGCTCCGTCCGTGGCGTCGAAGCGATCCCTCAGGGAAGAGGCGCTCGACATCGGAGACCAGAGGAGAGGGGTGTTCGGCCTTTCCGCTCTCGTCGGCGACCCGGCTGCTCAGCCAGAGTCCGTCAGTGGGGACGCTGAGGCACGAGTAGAAGAGGTAGAGCTCCTGGAGCTCAGGATCAACGAATTCGGCCAGGCCGATTTCCTTACGCGCGTCTGAATTGAGGAAGGGTCCCGAGCGGTCGGCGCCGGTGAGTGAACTCTCCTGGAGAGAGACGATGAACAGGTGCTCGAAGCGTTTTGCCCGGAGGCTGTAAGGACTGGCGATACGCACTGTTCCCTGCGTCGGAATCGCCCACGTCATGATCGCCCCGGATCGCAACGCTTCGGTGATCTCGGCCGGTGACGCGCTACCGCCGATCGACTCCAGCTCTTCGCAGGCGCGACCGATCGCCTTGGTCATCTGGACTTCGATCACGGTGGAATCTCCGGGCAGTGCCGAGCTGTCAGCCGCGAGAATGTTCCCTGCCAGCTGATCGCAAGCCACCCTGGCGGCACTCGCCGCGGATTCGTTCGGTTTCAGGCCGGTCAACTCGTCCCAACCGGGAGGCGACTCCCCATCGAGGGATCTGTAGATGGCAGCGGCTTCCCGAGCCGTCTCGGTGGCGGCGCGAACGACCCTGTATTCGAGCTGGTCGATCAGGTCGGGATCGACGCCAGAAGGTCCGCGCAGGTAACGGATGAAGTCAGCGGCGGTGCCTGCCCCGGATGCAGCACCAAGCAGCGTGAGCACCGACCGGCCGATCGCAGTTTCGGGGGCGGGGGTCTCACTCTCAAGTGTCACCGGAATGTCGTATTCCCTGAGCGCGTCACGGAAGCGTTTGCCTTCGCTCGCCGGCGAGCTGATTGCGATGGCAATTTCGTCGGGCTTGACTTCGTCCGCCACGAGTCTTGCGATCCGGGCTGCCACGCCTTCCGCCTCGCCGCGAAGTCCCGAAGAGTGCATGACGGTGACGGCACCCGCGTCGGGGTCGAGCGATCGTGGTTTGTCCTGACGCTGGAAGTCCCGCTCGACATCTAGCAGCACCTGTTGGTGCTCCCTGTCTTCTTCGACGCCGTCGCGGTCAGTGGTCTGTTTCACGGTGGCCCCCCGGGCCTCAAGCCGCTGCAGAAGATTCTCGGTCACGGCCATCGACGGGTTGTTCTGCTCGTGTGTCAACGCGATCGTCACTTCGGTCTCGGCTG
Coding sequences within:
- a CDS encoding PD-(D/E)XK nuclease family protein, with the protein product MSLTIIKGPPNSGRTEVVRREYVDLLPRRPILVVPGVDDIFDWESRLARGDGAFLGCRIVHFKDLVSEVLGRDPGSRPRVATSLERRHLVTLAFNEAWPNLKARIARQPGLVDAMLRLIDEFRQDLLDPTTIEENAIEINSGYLANIIAVYRHYLSGLDERGLTDNPALAVEATKSNLSGWQGRPVFVAGIDDLTGQQLELLVKLAAETEVTIALTHEQNNPSMAVTENLLQRLEARGATVKQTTDRDGVEEDREHQQVLLDVERDFQRQDKPRSLDPDAGAVTVMHSSGLRGEAEGVAARIARLVADEVKPDEIAIAISSPASEGKRFRDALREYDIPVTLESETPAPETAIGRSVLTLLGAASGAGTAADFIRYLRGPSGVDPDLIDQLEYRVVRAATETAREAAAIYRSLDGESPPGWDELTGLKPNESAASAARVACDQLAGNILAADSSALPGDSTVIEVQMTKAIGRACEELESIGGSASPAEITEALRSGAIMTWAIPTQGTVRIASPYSLRAKRFEHLFIVSLQESSLTGADRSGPFLNSDARKEIGLAEFVDPELQELYLFYSCLSVPTDGLWLSSRVADESGKAEHPSPLVSDVERLFPEGSLRRHGRSAEQIVFPVSEAPSRSELARSLASAPDPVATLKDNVLATDEVDVTALGCRLSLAAVTEQGTRTLGSLRHELSLKALSEDLVFSATSLEAFRTCQYKWFIERALNPQRFGPEPEAMARGSLVHAVLKEIYDQGDNKLPNGKTVEDWVAKVEPAVELLAKDEKYGLGSDSAPHRIVRFKAVEAIVAYLRREAERDSAFKPSETEAGFGFDGDPIDMGGWSLHGSIDRIDTMGNQAVIFDYKTGGGVLSRSDIVKQKRLQLQLYMAAIEKRKPPLTPVAALYVPIHNGEKVRPRGFGDPESKGDLKDLNFYAPDFKVAVRVAIDAAKADATAAVAEIRAGNIDHDPLTCVEHFKHAAVPDWAPDEKAGEDQGSDG